A part of Bosea sp. (in: a-proteobacteria) genomic DNA contains:
- a CDS encoding IS630 family transposase (programmed frameshift) has translation MPKVVEIKPSHTPAELRRLAASGKDANQSRRLLSIAAALDGMSRAEAAKIGGMDRQTLRDWAHRFNEQGPAGLKDNRRRGNPRRLSQAQLVELSEIVETGPNRAVDGVVRWRRIDLQRVIADKFKIAYHQRSIGKLLKHLGFSHISARPRHPGQDGEVIAAFKKNWPNTLAAHIKGVTRKTKIEIWFQDEARIGQKNGLVRQWARRGTRPTQPADQRYENAYLFGAICPERGVGAALALPHADTDMMQLHIDEISLHVAKGAHAVLLLDRAGWHITGDLNWPKNITPILLPSRAPELNPVENIWQYLRANYLSNRVFETYADIINAACEAWNRLTERPDVITSIGMRHWAQTGQL, from the exons ATGCCGAAGGTTGTCGAGATCAAGCCGAGCCATACTCCCGCCGAGCTGCGCCGCCTGGCGGCATCGGGCAAGGATGCGAACCAAAGTCGACGATTGCTGTCCATCGCTGCGGCGCTGGACGGGATGAGCCGGGCGGAGGCCGCCAAGATCGGCGGCATGGACCGCCAGACGCTACGGGACTGGGCGCATCGGTTTAATGAGCAAGGCCCTGCCGGGTTGAAGGACAACCGTCGCCGGGGGAACCCAAGACGTCTGTCGCAGGCGCAACTGGTGGAGCTGTCCGAGATCGTCGAGACCGGCCCCAACCGCGCTGTAGACGGCGTGGTGCGCTGGCGGCGGATCGACCTGCAACGTGTCATCGCGGACAAGTTCAAGATCGCGTATCACCAGCGCAGCATCGGCAAGCTGCTGAAGCACCTGGGCTTCTCGCACATCAGCGCCCGGCCACGGCATCCCGGGCAAGATGGCGAGGTCATCGCGGCTTTTA AAAAAAACTGGCCCAACACGCTCGCGGCGCACATCAAGGGCGTGACGCGCAAGACGAAGATCGAGATCTGGTTTCAGGATGAGGCCCGCATCGGCCAGAAGAACGGGCTCGTCCGGCAATGGGCGAGGCGCGGCACAAGACCTACCCAGCCTGCCGACCAACGCTATGAGAACGCCTATCTCTTCGGTGCCATCTGCCCCGAAAGAGGCGTGGGCGCGGCCCTCGCTTTGCCCCATGCTGACACCGACATGATGCAACTGCATATCGACGAGATATCCCTGCACGTCGCCAAAGGCGCTCATGCCGTGCTGCTGCTGGATCGAGCCGGATGGCACATCACCGGCGACCTGAACTGGCCGAAGAACATCACGCCGATCCTGCTGCCCTCGCGCGCGCCGGAACTGAACCCCGTGGAGAATATCTGGCAGTATCTGCGTGCCAACTACCTCTCGAACCGCGTCTTCGAGACATACGCCGACATCATCAATGCAGCCTGCGAGGCCTGGAACAGGCTCACCGAAAGGCCCGACGTCATCACATCAATCGGGATGCGCCACTGGGCGCAAACAGGTCAGTTGTAA
- a CDS encoding IS630 family transposase (programmed frameshift), which translates to MSRALSIDLRVRVLGAVAAGATHREAAERFGVSAASVSRWRSRERDQGDPRPKALGGDRRSARIEAHHDAVMAALGPEKDATIEEVRASLAKQGLAFGFGTIQRFFARHAVTRKKRPAHATEQDRPNVLTRRERWFEDQLDLDPDRLVFIDETWASTNMARRHGRCRRGTRLRVGVPHGHWKTTTFVGALTLRGFIAPFVLDGPINRDAFETYVAKVLVPELRPGDIVIMDNLSSHKGPRVREMIEAAGAELRYLPPYSPDFNPIENAFAKLKAMLRKAAERTVSGLWDAIGRFIDMVPPAECANYFSAAGYDAA; encoded by the exons ATGTCGAGAGCGCTGTCGATCGATCTTCGGGTTCGCGTTCTGGGGGCGGTCGCGGCCGGCGCGACGCATCGCGAGGCTGCGGAGCGTTTCGGAGTCAGCGCGGCCAGCGTCAGCCGCTGGCGCAGCCGCGAGCGAGATCAGGGCGATCCACGTCCCAAGGCGCTTGGCGGTGACCGGCGCTCGGCTCGGATCGAGGCCCATCATGACGCGGTGATGGCTGCGCTCGGTCCGGAGAAGGATGCCACGATCGAGGAGGTCCGCGCCAGCCTGGCGAAGCAGGGCCTCGCCTTCGGCTTCGGCACGATCCAGCGCTTCTTCGCCCGACATGCCGTCACGCGCAAAAAAAGAC CCGCGCACGCGACCGAGCAGGATCGTCCCAACGTCCTGACCCGGCGCGAACGATGGTTCGAGGATCAACTCGACCTCGATCCCGACCGGCTGGTCTTCATCGACGAGACATGGGCCTCGACCAACATGGCGCGCCGCCATGGTCGCTGCCGGCGCGGGACAAGGCTTCGGGTGGGCGTTCCGCATGGCCACTGGAAGACGACGACCTTCGTCGGCGCGCTGACCCTGCGTGGCTTCATCGCGCCGTTCGTACTCGACGGGCCGATCAACCGCGACGCCTTCGAGACCTATGTCGCCAAGGTGCTGGTTCCGGAGCTGCGTCCCGGCGACATCGTCATCATGGACAACCTGTCCAGCCACAAGGGGCCGCGCGTGCGCGAGATGATCGAGGCGGCAGGCGCTGAACTGCGCTACCTCCCGCCCTACAGCCCCGACTTCAACCCCATCGAGAACGCCTTCGCTAAGCTCAAGGCAATGCTCAGGAAGGCGGCCGAGCGAACCGTCAGCGGCCTCTGGGACGCCATCGGCCGCTTCATCGACATGGTCCCGCCCGCCGAATGCGCCAACTACTTCAGCGCCGCAGGATATGATGCAGCGTGA